The following DNA comes from Candidatus Methylacidiphilum fumarolicum.
AAAGCTTATCATAAAGAGATTCGAGGTTATCTGTTGTTGAACTAAGAATATCCCCGTCTGCTCAGAGTAATGCCAGTTTTTTAATTAGTACCGCTGTTTTCTTTATGATTGTTAGATTGCATGATCACAAATCGCGTGCTGGTTTATTTTGATGTA
Coding sequences within:
- a CDS encoding TylF/MycF/NovP-related O-methyltransferase; translated protein: MLSSTTDNLESLYDKLSPGGFLIIDVYAT